GACGTCACAGCCGAGGGTCTCGAAGACCCCTTCGGGCGCGGCAGGGTGGTGGCCGTGGGGTCACAGGCCGTGCCGGCGGTCGCCGAGCACGCGCTCGCACACGTCACGCTCCAACTGCGGCGAGAAGGGGGAGCGACGGGCGGCAACAGCCCGGCGGGTCTCCTCGGCGATCAGGTCGGCGTTGATCGCCGCGGCGGCGCGCACGCCCGCACCGGCGGCACCGACAACCTGCTCGATCAGGCTGGTGACGTTGCCGGCCACCCACACTCCGGGCACCGCGGTCGCCCCTGTCGGGTCGGCGGCGATGTAGCTGCCGATGACATGGCCGCCCATCTCCTGCTCGACGGCCGCGAGTCCGAGGCCGGTGAGGACGGCTGTGCGGGCGGTGAAGCGCGGGACGACCGCGAGAGCCTGGCAGGGGAACTCCCGGCCGCCGGCCAGCCGCACACCGGTGAGGCGGTCGCCGGTCACCTCCAGGCGGGTCACCTCGCCGTCGACGACGGCGATGTCGCGGGCGGCGAGTTGCTCGTACTCCTCCTCGCCCGGTTCCGGCGCGGTGTGCAGAAAGAGGGTCACGTCCTTGCTCCACTGGCGCCACAGCAGTGCCTGGTGGACGGCGAAGGGGCCGGTCGCCAGGATGCCGATGGCCTGGTCGCATACCTCCCAGCCGTGGCAGTACGGGCAGTGCAGCACCTCCCGTCCCCACCGCTCGGCCACGCCGGGAACGTCGGGCAGCTCATCGACCAGGCCGGTGGTCACCAGCAGCCGCTCCGCCAGGACCGTGCCGCCGCTGTCGAGGACGACGCGGAAGCCCCCCGACGTGCACCGCTCGGCGGCCACGACGGTGCCCGTCCGGATCACGCCGCCGTACCCGGTCACCTCCGCGCGGCCCGCGGCCAGCAGTTCCGCGGGCGGGGTGCCTTCGCGCGCCAGATAGGTGTGGACTCCGGCCGCCGGGGCGTTGCGCGGCTGACCGGCGTCGACCACCAGTACCGAGCGCCGCGCCCGCGCCAGGGTCAGCGCCCCGCTCAGTCCCGCGGCACCGCCCCCGACGACCACGACCTCGTAGCGCCGCTCCTCGTCCGTGGAAGCGGCGGCCGGAATCTGCTCGTTCTGTCTCGTCATGTCGCTTACCTCCGTTCACCGGAGATCGTCGGTCCGCGTCAGGCAACTTGACAAACCTTCTTGCCGAAGCGGCAAATGGGGAAATGGCTGACGACGACATTCCCGGCGTGCTGAGCGCGGTCGGCCCGCGGCTGCGGGCCCTGCGGCGCGACCGCGGCACCACCCTGGCCGAGCTGAGCGAGGCGACCGGCATCTCGCTCAGCACCCTCTCGCGACTGGAGTCGGGGAAGCGCAAACCGACCCTGGAACTCCTGCTCCCGCTGGCCAAGGCACACAACGTGCAACTGGACGAACTCGTGGGCGCGCCACCCACCGGCGACCCCCGTGTCCACCCGCGCCCCTTCACCAGGCACGGCCAGACCTTTGTGCCACTGACCCGCCACCTCGGCGGCCTGCATGCCTACAAGCAGATCCTTCCCGTCGCAAAGCAGACGGGCGTACGGCCCGAGCAGCGGACGCACGAGGGCTACGACTGGCTCTACGTCCTGTCCGGCCGACTGCTGCTGGCCCTGGGTGAGGACGACATCGTCCTCACCGCGGGCGAGGCAGCCGAATTCGACACGCGCACTCCCCACGGCTTCGCCAACGCCGGACCTCGGCCCGTCGAGTTCCTCAGCCTGTTCGGGGCGCAGGGCGAGCGGATACACGTCCGGGCCCGCCCCGCCGGCAGGTGACCGGTGGCGGCCCGGCGGCCCGTGGTTCCCGGGCGAGGCCGGCTTCCTGGTCCTGCGCGGGCCGATCCTGCTCGGCGCGTCGCTCGCGCCGGGCGCGGATCGTGGGTGTGCGACATGCCGGAGCCCTTCCCGCCGCGGCGGGAAGGGCTCCGGCATGTCGTGGAGGCTGCGGACAGTTGGTGGCACCCGGCCCACGCGCCTCCGCGGCCCGTGAACCGGGGCCGTCAGTGGGCGCCGACCAGATGGGTGTCGGTCAGCGCGGCGGTGTGCGCGTCCATGCGCTCGGCGGAAAGGATCGCGGCGGCGGTGTCGGCGCGCGACGCGGCGACGACGAGCGCGCGGCCCGCGAGAGCGTGCGCGCGGCGGTGCAGGGCGGCCGGGTCGGCGCCGCTGCGGCCCGCATGGCGGACCGGCGGGGCGCCACGGAGGCGGGAGATCTGGGACGCGATGCGCTCGGCAGCCGCATCGAGACCGAGCTCGTCGGTTACGGCGAGCAGCGCGGAGAGATGTCCGGCGAGCTGGATGTCCAGCTCTTCCTCGCGGCTGCGGTGCGGGTACTCGGCATCGTCGGCCATCGAGGGGAGTGACCTGGTGCGGATCGGCTCGTACATGGGGATGGCCTCCTGCTCACTGTCAGGAGACCATCCTAGCTTAGATTCTGTCTAAGGTTGAGTCGGGTCGTGAATCTTTGCCCGGGACCGGCTCACGGCTGGCTGTAACCGTCGAGGAACCTGCCGATCCGCGTCACCGCGTCCGCCAGATCCTTCGCCGCCGGCAGCGTCACGATCCGGAAGTGATCGGGCTCCGGCCAGTTGAATCCCGTACCGTGCACGACCATGATTTTCTCGGTCCGCAGCAGATCGAGCACCATCTGCCGGTCGTCCTTGACCTTGTAGACCTTGGGGTCGAGGCGCGGGAAGAGATACAGCGCACCCTTCGGCTTGACGCAGGTCACGCCCGGGATCTGGGTGAGCAGGTCGTACGCGACATCCCGCTGCTCCAGGATCCGCCCGCCCGGCAGCACCAGGTCCTCGATCGACTGCCGGCCGCCGAGCGCGGTGGCGACCGCGTGCTGCGAGGGCATGTTGGCGCACAGGCGCATATTGGCCAGGATCGTCAGGCCCTCGATGTACGAGGAGGCGTGCGCCTTCGGGCCGCAGACTGCCATCCAGCCGGAGCGGTAGCCCGCCACCCGGTAGTTCTTGGAGAGCCCATTGAAGGTGAGGACCATCAGGTCCGGGGCGACCGCAGCGGTCGGCGTGTGTGTGGCGCCGTCGTAGAGGATCTTGTCGTAGATCTCGTCGGAGCAGACGACCAGGTTGTGCCGACGGGCGATCTCGGTGAGGCCGCGCAGCATCTCGTCGTCGTACACCGCACCCGTGGGGTTGTTCGGGTTGATGATCACGATCGCCTTGGTGCGGTCGGTGATCTTCCGCTCGATGTCGGCGAGGTCGGGCATCCAGTCGGCCTGCTCGTCGCACCGGTAGTGCACGGCGGTGCCGCCGGCGAGCGAGACGGACGCGGTCCACAGCGGATAGTCCGGGGCAGGTACGAGTACCTCGTCGCCGTCGTCGAGCAGCGCCTGCATCGACATCTGGATCAGCTCGGAGACGCCGTTGCCGAGGTAGATGTCCTCGACGTCCAGGTCGATGCCCTTGGTCTGGTAGTGCTGCATCACGGCACGGCGTGCGGACAGCAGCCCCTTCGCATCGCCGTAGCCGTGTGCGTCGCCGAGGTTGCGGAGGATGTCCTCGAGGATCTCGGGCGGGCACTCGAAACCGAAGGCGGCGGGGTTGCCGGTGTTGAGCTTGAGGATGCGATGACCTGCTGCCTCCAACCGCATCGCCTCCTCGAGGACCGGGCCCCGGATTTCGTAACAGACGTTTGCGAGCTTCGTCGACTGGATCACCTGCATGTCCGCGAGCTTACGGGCGCGTAACGCTGATCGCCCCGTGTTTTCGGCCACCGTGAGGTGGCATGAATGTCCGGTTTGACACATCGGCCGACGAGAGCGGCTTCGTCCCTTCGAAAGGGTTACCCGGACGGGCCGGACACCTGCGGTTTGTGTTGCGGGGGCAGGAGGGAATCGGTTCGGTGTTGTCCTCGTCACCTTCGCCGTCCTCTTCGTCGTGGCCCGCGTCGGCGGCATCGAGATCCTCGGCGACGTGCCGCTGCTCGACTTCCGGCCGGAGCGGGTCGGCTTCGGCCGACCGCGGGCTTCAGGGGGCACGCCGGCCGCTCTCAGATATGCCCGGCGGTTGAGCGGATCGTGTTCCGTCCGCCGGCGGGCCGGGATCGTGCCGGTGACCGGCCGGTACCGGCCGAAGGCGCACTCCCGGACTCCCGCGCACCCTCGCCGCGCGTCAGCACCGGCAGCTGCTGCTCCGGCTCACCGATTTACCGGCGCACAGGGCGCGGGAAGCGTCTGCGCATCGCGTCGATGCAGGTGTCGCGGGAAGTTGGACCGTTGAAACGGAGACGGTCGTACGCGGTGAACGCAGGCTCCAGCGCATCGAGTTCGTCGATCAGAGCGTGCAGTCGCACCGCCCACCGCACCGAACCGGCAGTCGGCTCGTGCGGCGCGGCACTGATCGCGGCCGTCAGGCGGTCCTTGCGCTGGATGGCGGCCGGAGTCACCGAGTGGAGGCATACGTACCGTCCGCTGAGGTACGAATCCCACTCCTCCTCGCCGACGGCCGGTACGGTCCAGTGAGCGGTGAACCAGGCTTCGAGCCGGTGTGTGCCGCCCGCCTCGTCGGCGAGGGAGAACAGATCGGCCGGCACCATCTCGGCCCCGTCGGAGCGCAGGTATCCCGGCAGCGGCAGACGCCGGCCCAGCATCAGCCGGCGGGCCTCGTCGGCATCACGGCCGTGGACTGCGCACAGTTCATCCAGGACGGTGAACTGCGCGCTGACGTACGCGTCGTCGGCATCGGTCATCGGATGCACACCGTTGACCTCGCGGAACCGGTCCGCCAGCTGCCGCTTCAGGTCTGTCGTCGACATACGTGGCCCTCCGCCGCCACCCGCACGGGCGCGTCCCGCGGGGTGCTCCGCACGCTATCGACGGGTTGGTTCGGTGCTCACCGAACGGTGAGGCGGGCCGGTGCGGAGCACGTCGTGATGGCGTAGAAGGGGACGGGACGGAGCTCGCGGCCGGATTCGCCGGATCCCGCAGCCGAGGCCGAACCGGGGCGCGTATCGCGCAACTGCCGCCCCGGCCACCGGAAGGTGGCCGGGGCAGTGCCCTGAGGAACCCTCTCTTTAGGGCTCGTCGCACTCCTTCCAGGCCAGCCGGTAGATGGTGTTGATGGCACCGTCCGTCGAGTCCATCGTCATGAAGCTGGTCGTCTTCTTCGGATCCGATGTCCCTGCGTTGACCCGCACTTCGGTGTTGATGTTGAAGTTGCGCTTTACGCCGCATGCCGCCCAGACCAACTGCCCCCACTCCGTGGAGTCGGACGCCTGCCAGTTGTCGTCGAGGGGCCCCTTGAAGGGGTGATTTCTGGCCGCCGTGTCAGGCGAGCCCTGGAAGTAGTACGACGCCTTCTGCATGGCGGTGGCGCCGGACTGCAGGCTCGCGAAACCGCGGTAGTCGGCGCTGGCGATCGCGTACGTGAAGCCCTGCGGGACATGCACCACCAGGTTCAGCTGGCAGTTCTTCCGGAAGTCGGTCGAGCTCGCGCCCACGCCCACTTTGGCGAGGTACTCGCTGTAGGTCACGGTGAAGGCCGTGTTGTCCTCGGACACGGCCACTGCGGCGGACCCCGGGCGACAGCCCGATCCGTTGACTGTCGCGATGTCGATCGTGATTTTGTCCGGGGGCGCGATGCTCACAGCGGAAGCGTTCTGAGCGGCCAGCAACGAAGCGAGAATTGCCGCTGTCGCGCCACCTGCGAAAAGTGCACGGGACATGATTCTCCCATCGGGAAATGTGAGGGGTTCATCCGGAAGTGACCATGCATAGGCATGATCATGTCAACT
This portion of the Streptomyces sp. NBC_01750 genome encodes:
- a CDS encoding NAD(P)/FAD-dependent oxidoreductase — protein: MTRQNEQIPAAASTDEERRYEVVVVGGGAAGLSGALTLARARRSVLVVDAGQPRNAPAAGVHTYLAREGTPPAELLAAGRAEVTGYGGVIRTGTVVAAERCTSGGFRVVLDSGGTVLAERLLVTTGLVDELPDVPGVAERWGREVLHCPYCHGWEVCDQAIGILATGPFAVHQALLWRQWSKDVTLFLHTAPEPGEEEYEQLAARDIAVVDGEVTRLEVTGDRLTGVRLAGGREFPCQALAVVPRFTARTAVLTGLGLAAVEQEMGGHVIGSYIAADPTGATAVPGVWVAGNVTSLIEQVVGAAGAGVRAAAAINADLIAEETRRAVAARRSPFSPQLERDVCERVLGDRRHGL
- a CDS encoding helix-turn-helix domain-containing protein, which translates into the protein MADDDIPGVLSAVGPRLRALRRDRGTTLAELSEATGISLSTLSRLESGKRKPTLELLLPLAKAHNVQLDELVGAPPTGDPRVHPRPFTRHGQTFVPLTRHLGGLHAYKQILPVAKQTGVRPEQRTHEGYDWLYVLSGRLLLALGEDDIVLTAGEAAEFDTRTPHGFANAGPRPVEFLSLFGAQGERIHVRARPAGR
- a CDS encoding SCO4983 family protein — encoded protein: MYEPIRTRSLPSMADDAEYPHRSREEELDIQLAGHLSALLAVTDELGLDAAAERIASQISRLRGAPPVRHAGRSGADPAALHRRAHALAGRALVVAASRADTAAAILSAERMDAHTAALTDTHLVGAH
- a CDS encoding pyridoxal phosphate-dependent aminotransferase, with protein sequence MQVIQSTKLANVCYEIRGPVLEEAMRLEAAGHRILKLNTGNPAAFGFECPPEILEDILRNLGDAHGYGDAKGLLSARRAVMQHYQTKGIDLDVEDIYLGNGVSELIQMSMQALLDDGDEVLVPAPDYPLWTASVSLAGGTAVHYRCDEQADWMPDLADIERKITDRTKAIVIINPNNPTGAVYDDEMLRGLTEIARRHNLVVCSDEIYDKILYDGATHTPTAAVAPDLMVLTFNGLSKNYRVAGYRSGWMAVCGPKAHASSYIEGLTILANMRLCANMPSQHAVATALGGRQSIEDLVLPGGRILEQRDVAYDLLTQIPGVTCVKPKGALYLFPRLDPKVYKVKDDRQMVLDLLRTEKIMVVHGTGFNWPEPDHFRIVTLPAAKDLADAVTRIGRFLDGYSQP
- a CDS encoding DUF6058 family natural product biosynthesis protein, with amino-acid sequence MSTTDLKRQLADRFREVNGVHPMTDADDAYVSAQFTVLDELCAVHGRDADEARRLMLGRRLPLPGYLRSDGAEMVPADLFSLADEAGGTHRLEAWFTAHWTVPAVGEEEWDSYLSGRYVCLHSVTPAAIQRKDRLTAAISAAPHEPTAGSVRWAVRLHALIDELDALEPAFTAYDRLRFNGPTSRDTCIDAMRRRFPRPVRR
- a CDS encoding DUF4360 domain-containing protein, giving the protein MSRALFAGGATAAILASLLAAQNASAVSIAPPDKITIDIATVNGSGCRPGSAAVAVSEDNTAFTVTYSEYLAKVGVGASSTDFRKNCQLNLVVHVPQGFTYAIASADYRGFASLQSGATAMQKASYYFQGSPDTAARNHPFKGPLDDNWQASDSTEWGQLVWAACGVKRNFNINTEVRVNAGTSDPKKTTSFMTMDSTDGAINTIYRLAWKECDEP